In Astyanax mexicanus isolate ESR-SI-001 chromosome 5, AstMex3_surface, whole genome shotgun sequence, a single window of DNA contains:
- the shroom2a gene encoding protein Shroom2 isoform X2, translated as MYGMDTIDDHNLGSRFTDGDDGLIYDPGRTVHQCSSSSGESGEGWRLIAVSLCGGAPWGFTLRGGREHGEPLIITKVEEGSKAAAVRLQAGDELININDVPLSGYRQEAICLVKGSHKTLTLVVKRRMKMVDIVTQKMPSESDVHVARSFLTKILRSSMRRNESMSRPHSWHATKFNESQSETSKTQSTPSPVWQTRYDASSFSSDLTAGWDQTNLRRVSDQFSSLGSMDSLEHGSHPYPPGRLSPSKSNANSIEHLGGGKRDSAYSSFSTSSGTPDYTLSKSNTASTENMLYKVGQWDSGSNRPSNGRNSQSMSEGMRHDERLGYLQLPSGTNGQESPRTEEQPGYRHSSSGRSSTGPVWHIPDTKKTMAPSPPPPAPPTRSDSFAATKVHEKGLVLTYAEGPGVHVQSKFQVKGLEKASEISDNTQRTLPYPTSESGLESCQNYNNPPTKGDVLNLNSNKTYSLSTTDVRVGHSSYSQLPYHQRQYSDESTFRAPARTSSAPKPQIISSSCSSMQELPTNSHAPHYSQNQIRRPVGSVSSTSIDQNSDMHNSSRYYCVTSRQHPQGMLQASLVRVEDWKANAGTEVSHSGDSNRTSLSSQGLHKDKYSTPQLQHHLPNNKESNGYYRQADGQHRPAFSAVNNFGPLPDDVAAKASDVRGIQKQNVVTNPNPDTHFVTEHGRIAAPPVHSRESSQDHLLTKNDTPPVSPQKTPLMHSLSQESSQLSGDQGDTESGSSQQESIDPQTGRQMRRADRYATTLRNEIQIRRAQLQKSRSAAALGGSVETEEEPSLWKSTESSPMSADGSFTSTYKDHLKEAQARVLKATSFRRRDLEPVLPEHPGAEVLSSVRKDTPSLPSVSEVPSSKPASGGNQVTRICGRKRFPVEKKVRSFSEPDKIHEMGVEEEPTLLENTVSLVSRRTFFEAKGKSAYPKPMPKQNPQISDDHRLASKPGGKPHAAKNDTPMSDSSAKTGAAAATTENISNEGQDAPNPLHRLGTFAEYEATWKTQRKTVEPRTSGRYHSADNILDSGVEDRNKPPCFHGRSRSSPSDDFYGQNIQVQGRKLAEYRLPERKLSDHDSSSPRINEGGYSELASKQDLDPAQSVLVEGDLERNPSGPLPGHHKSPPNPAGLSSYFPDHSNIPDHSFITKGKGSSSQRPSLPRLDKYKCLETPPPLSSSQGGTTTSCSPVRDTTSVPAQVFWKDSEYSRVSEKEEEQQLEITPPAPPSPSAPPVQQASDLTRPTMDGQRSPSPQFAPQRLTDKPPVSISLQDEASGRLTDDSTTVKKVPIKIVRSESNAEKESRQYLNPSIETLPSSHSSTVSSLSCLATSEQSSSPFCTYTRQRDPEPEVGDTAMGNQKEQEPHNISAEPQDQHGLQKGQNGDQSSNGVSSADFSASTHSKEDEKRQVLARDIIDKDKSLADILDQSKMRTTMDLMEGLFPQGEQLMEEAHQRRKVVPKQTSSRSSEDRREEDTMAAVAALVTSSAYYSTSAPKAELLIKMKDMQEQVVELDSEEELEEDNDSELANKKQELIESLSKKLQVLREARESLQEDMQDNNALGEEVEATVQTVCKPNELEKFRMFVGDLDKVVSLLLSLSGRLARVENALNSLEEDASVEERRTLTEKRKLLIRQHEDAKELKENLDRRERVVYDILASYLQEESLADYEHFVKMKSALIIEQRKLEDKIKLGEEQLKCLMDSLPPDQRMLI; from the exons GAGGATGAAAATGGTGGATATTGTAACACAGAAAATGCCTTCAGAAAGTGACGTTCATGTGGCCCGGAGCTTTCTTACGAAGATATTGCGAAGTTCAATGAG GAGAAATGAATCCATGAGCAGACCTCACTCATGGCACGCTACAAAATTCAACGAGAGCCAATCAGAAACTAGCAAAACACAGTCCACACCCTCACCAGTCTGGCAAACAAGATATGATGCAAG TTCATTCTCCTCTGACCTCACTGCTGGCTGGGACCAGACAAATCTGCGCAGAGTGTCAGACCAGTTCAGTTCCCTGGGCAGTATGGACAGCTTAGAGCACGGCTCACACCCATATCCACCTGGCAGGCTCTCTCCAAGCAAGTCTAATGCCAACAGCATTGAACATTTAGGAGGTGGGAAAAGAGACTCTGCGTATAGCTCCTTCTCAACGAGCTCAGGAACCCCGGATTATACACTATCCAAAAGCAACACAGCTTCCACAGAGAACATGTTATACAAAGTAGGCCAGTGGGACTCAGGAAGCAACAGGCCTAGCAATGGCAGGAACAGTCAGAGCATGAGTGAGGGCATGCGACATGATGAAAGGCTTGGATACCTACAGCTACCTTCAGGGACCAATGGGCAGGAAAGTCCAAGAACAGAGGAGCAGCCAGGCTACCGCCATTCTAGTTCTGGAAGGTCTAGCACTGGACCGGTCTGGCATATTCCAGACACAAAGAAGACTATGGCCCCTTCACCTCCACCGCCTGCACCACCAACACGCAGTGATAGCTTTGCTGCTACCAAGGTTCATGAAAAGGGCCTGGTTCTAACCTACGCAGAGGGTCCTGGAGTTCATGTCCAGTCAAAATTTCAGGTGAAAGGACTAGAGAAAGCGTCAGAGATTTCTGACAATACTCAGAGAACCTTACCATACCCCACCAGCGAGTCAGGTCTTGAATCTTGTCAAAACTACAATAACCCTCCAACCAAAGGTGATGTGCTTAATTTAAATTCAAACAAGACCTACTCTCTGTCCACTACTGATGTCAGAGTAGGCCATTCATCTTACTCTCAGTTGCCCTACCATCAGCGGCAGTACAGCGACGAAAGCACTTTCCGTGCCCCAGCCAGGACTTCATCTGCGCCTAAGCCTCAGATCATCAGCAGTTCCTGCAGCAGTATGCAGGAGTTACCTACCAACAGCCACGCTCCTCACTATAGCCAGAACCAGATTAGAAGGCCTGTAGGTTCAGTCTCCAGCACCTCCATTGACCAAAATTCTGACATGCACAACTCCAGCAGATACTACTGCGTCACATCTCGACAACACCCTCAGGGCATGTTGCAAGCTTCCTTAGTGAGAGTAGAGGACTGGAAGGCTAATGCTGGTACAGAGGTATCTCATAGTGGAGATTCCAACAGAACATCCTTAAGCTCTCAAGGACTACATAAGGACAAGTACAGCACACCTCAGCTACAACATCACCTCCCAAATAACAAAGAGAGCAATGGATATTACAGACAGGCAGATGGCCAGCATAGGCCAGCATTCTCAGCGGTCAATAACTTTGGTCCTTTACCTGATGATGTAGCTGCTAAAGCTTCAGACGTCAGAGGAATCCAAAAGCAAAATGTTGTGACAAATCCAAATCCAGACACCCATTTTGTCACTGAGCATGGAAGAATTGCAGCACCACCTGTCCATTCAAGAGAATCCTCCCAAGATCACTTATTGACTAAAAACGATACACCCCCAGTATCCCCCCAGAAAACCCCTTTAATGCATTCACTGTCTCAAGAGAGCAGTCAGCTAAGTGGTGACCAAGGTGACACGGAAAGTGGAAGCTCACAACAGGAATCCATAGATCCTCAAACAGGGAGGCAGATGCGACGTGCTGACCGCTATGCCACCACATTAAGAAACGAAATTCAGATACGGAGAGCACAGCTTCAGAAAAGTCGTAGTGCAGCAGCCTTGGGTGGCTCAGTTGAGACTGAAGAGGAGCCATCTCTCTGGAAGTCCACAGAAAGTTCTCCTATGTCCGCTGATGGTTCCTTCACTAGCACCTATAAAGATCATTTAAAGGAGGCTCAGGCACGAGTTCTTAAAGCTACCTCTTTCAGGAGAAGAGACTTGGAGCCAGTGCTACCAGAGCACCCAGGAGCTGAAGTTCTGTCCTCTGTACGGAAGGATACACCATCGCTGCCAAGTGTCTCTGAGGTCCCTTCAAGCAAACCTGCGTCAGGGGGTAACCAGGTGACCCGCATATGTGGCAGGAAGCGGTTTCCAGTAGAAAAGAAAGTACGGTCATTCTCTGAGCCTGATAAAATTCATGAAATGGGTGTTGAGGAAGAGCCAACTCTCCTAGAGAATACTGTATCTTTAGTCAGCAGACGTACATTTTTTGAGGCTAAAGGAAAGTCTGCCTACCCTAAGCCCATGCCAAAGCAAAATCCACAAATATCTGATGACCACAGGCTGGCGAGTAAGCCTGGTGGAAAACCTCATGCTGCAAAAAATGATACCCCCATGAGTGATAGCAGTGCAAagacaggagcagcagcagcaactacTGAGAACATCTCAAATGAAGGCCAAGATGCCCCTAACCCCTTGCACAGACTGGGTACTTTTGCAGAATATGAAGCCACTTGGAAGACACAGAGAAAAACGGTGGAGCCAAGGACGTCTGGAAGATACCACTCAGCAGATAATATCCTTGATTCTGGTGTGGAGGACCGAAATAAGCCCCCTTGTTTTCATGGAAGATCACGCTCCTCTCCTTCTGATGACTTCTATGGTCAG AACATCCAGGTACAGGGAAGAAAGTTAGCTGAGTACCGTCTACCTGAGAGAAAACTCTCTGATCATGACAGCTCCAGCCCAAG GATAAATGAAGGAGGATACAGCGAGTTGGCCTCAAAGCAGGATCTAGATCCAGCACAATCAGTTTTGGTTGAAGGGGACCTGGAGAGAAACCCCTCAGGCCCTCTGCCAGGTCATCATAAATCTCCTCCCAACCCTGCTGGCCTTTCCTCCTACTTTCCTGACCACAGCAACATCCCAGACCACTCCTTCATCACCAAAGGCAAGGGCTCGAGTTCTCAGAGACCTTCCCTGCCCCGCCTGGACAAGTACAAATGCCTTGAGACTCCACCTCCTCTCTCCAGCTCTCAGGGTGGAACCACAACTTCCTGCTCTCCTGTTCGAGACACCACCTCTGTCCCCGCCCAGGTTTTCTGGAAGGACTCAGAGTACAGTAGAGTTTCagaaaaggaggaggagcagCAACTGGAGATCACACCTCCGGCCCCTCCCTCCCCTTCTGCTCCGCCTGTACAACAAGCCTCTGACCTGACCCGGCCCACCATGGATGGTCAGCGCTCCCCATCGCCACAGTTTGCTCCCCAGAGACTGACAGATAAACCCCCTGTGTCCATCTCTCTTCAGGATGAAGCCTCAGGAAG GCTGACTGATGACAGCACCACAGTGAAAAAAGTGCCCATCAAGATCGTCCGCTCTGAAAGTAACGCAGAGAAAGAAAGTCGACAGTATCTGAACCCAAGCATCGAGACCCTTCCCAGCTCCCACAGCTCCACAGTCTCATCTCTCTCCTGCCTGGCAACCTCTGAGCAATCGTCCTCTCCGTTCTGCACATACACACGCCAAAGAGACCCGGAGCCCGAAGTAGGAGACACTGCTATGGGCAATCAGAAAGAACAGGAGCCTCACAACATTTCTGCAGAGCCCCAGGATCAGCATGGCCTCCAGAAAGGCCAGAACGGGGATCAGAGCAGTAATGGAGTCTCCTCAGCCGACTTCAGTGCCTCCACCCATtctaaagaggatgagaaaaggCAGGTACTGGCCAGAGACATTATTGATAAAGATAAGTCTCTGGCTGACATTTTGGATCAGAGTAAGATGAGGACCACTATGGATTTGATGGAAGGACTTTTCCCCCAAGGAGAGCAACTGATGGAGGAAGCTCATCAGCGTAGAAAGGTTGTGCCAAAGCAAACTTCGTCACGCAGCTCTGAGGACAG GAGGGAGGAGGACACTATGGCAGCAGTGGCGGCTCTGGTGACCAGTTCAGCTTATTACAGCACATCAGCTCCCAAAGCCGAGCTGCTGATTAAAATGAAGGACATGCAGGAGCAGGTTGTGGAGCTCGACTCAGAGGAGGAGCTGGAAGAGGACAACGACAGTGAACTCGCCAACAAgaag CAAGAGCTAATTGAGAGTCTTAGCAAGAAGCTGCAGGTGTTACGGGAGGCTCGCGAGAGTCTACAGGAGGACATGCAGGACAACAATGCATTGGGAGAAGAGGTGGAGGCCACAGTGCAGACTGTCTGCAAGCCTAACGAGCTGGAGAAGTTCCGCATGTTTGTGGGGGACCTGGACAAAGTGGTCAGTCTGCTGCTTTCTCTGTCTGGACGTCTGGCCAGAGTGGAGAACGCCCTCAACAGCCTTGAGGAGGATGCATCAGTCGAAGAGAGG CGCACACTGACAGAAAAGCGCAAGCTGCTGATCCGCCAGCACGAGGACGCCAAGGAGCTGAAGGAGAACCTGGACCGGCGTGAGCGCGTGGTTTACGACATCCTGGCCAGCTACCTCCAGGAAGAAAGCCTAGCAGACTACGAGCACTTTGTTAAGATGAAGTCAGCCCTTATCATTGAGCAGCGCAAACTGGAGGACAAGATCAAGCTCGGAGAGGAGCAGCTCAAGTGTCTGATGGACAGTTTGCCTCCAGACCAGAGGATGCTTATCTGA
- the shroom2a gene encoding protein Shroom2 isoform X1 produces MYGMDTIDDHNLGSRFTDGDDGLIYDPGRTVHQCSSSSGESGEGWRLIAVSLCGGAPWGFTLRGGREHGEPLIITKVEEGSKAAAVRLQAGDELININDVPLSGYRQEAICLVKGSHKTLTLVVKRRMKMVDIVTQKMPSESDVHVARSFLTKILRSSMRKNRFKGRNESMSRPHSWHATKFNESQSETSKTQSTPSPVWQTRYDASSFSSDLTAGWDQTNLRRVSDQFSSLGSMDSLEHGSHPYPPGRLSPSKSNANSIEHLGGGKRDSAYSSFSTSSGTPDYTLSKSNTASTENMLYKVGQWDSGSNRPSNGRNSQSMSEGMRHDERLGYLQLPSGTNGQESPRTEEQPGYRHSSSGRSSTGPVWHIPDTKKTMAPSPPPPAPPTRSDSFAATKVHEKGLVLTYAEGPGVHVQSKFQVKGLEKASEISDNTQRTLPYPTSESGLESCQNYNNPPTKGDVLNLNSNKTYSLSTTDVRVGHSSYSQLPYHQRQYSDESTFRAPARTSSAPKPQIISSSCSSMQELPTNSHAPHYSQNQIRRPVGSVSSTSIDQNSDMHNSSRYYCVTSRQHPQGMLQASLVRVEDWKANAGTEVSHSGDSNRTSLSSQGLHKDKYSTPQLQHHLPNNKESNGYYRQADGQHRPAFSAVNNFGPLPDDVAAKASDVRGIQKQNVVTNPNPDTHFVTEHGRIAAPPVHSRESSQDHLLTKNDTPPVSPQKTPLMHSLSQESSQLSGDQGDTESGSSQQESIDPQTGRQMRRADRYATTLRNEIQIRRAQLQKSRSAAALGGSVETEEEPSLWKSTESSPMSADGSFTSTYKDHLKEAQARVLKATSFRRRDLEPVLPEHPGAEVLSSVRKDTPSLPSVSEVPSSKPASGGNQVTRICGRKRFPVEKKVRSFSEPDKIHEMGVEEEPTLLENTVSLVSRRTFFEAKGKSAYPKPMPKQNPQISDDHRLASKPGGKPHAAKNDTPMSDSSAKTGAAAATTENISNEGQDAPNPLHRLGTFAEYEATWKTQRKTVEPRTSGRYHSADNILDSGVEDRNKPPCFHGRSRSSPSDDFYGQNIQVQGRKLAEYRLPERKLSDHDSSSPRINEGGYSELASKQDLDPAQSVLVEGDLERNPSGPLPGHHKSPPNPAGLSSYFPDHSNIPDHSFITKGKGSSSQRPSLPRLDKYKCLETPPPLSSSQGGTTTSCSPVRDTTSVPAQVFWKDSEYSRVSEKEEEQQLEITPPAPPSPSAPPVQQASDLTRPTMDGQRSPSPQFAPQRLTDKPPVSISLQDEASGRLTDDSTTVKKVPIKIVRSESNAEKESRQYLNPSIETLPSSHSSTVSSLSCLATSEQSSSPFCTYTRQRDPEPEVGDTAMGNQKEQEPHNISAEPQDQHGLQKGQNGDQSSNGVSSADFSASTHSKEDEKRQVLARDIIDKDKSLADILDQSKMRTTMDLMEGLFPQGEQLMEEAHQRRKVVPKQTSSRSSEDRREEDTMAAVAALVTSSAYYSTSAPKAELLIKMKDMQEQVVELDSEEELEEDNDSELANKKQELIESLSKKLQVLREARESLQEDMQDNNALGEEVEATVQTVCKPNELEKFRMFVGDLDKVVSLLLSLSGRLARVENALNSLEEDASVEERRTLTEKRKLLIRQHEDAKELKENLDRRERVVYDILASYLQEESLADYEHFVKMKSALIIEQRKLEDKIKLGEEQLKCLMDSLPPDQRMLI; encoded by the exons GAGGATGAAAATGGTGGATATTGTAACACAGAAAATGCCTTCAGAAAGTGACGTTCATGTGGCCCGGAGCTTTCTTACGAAGATATTGCGAAGTTCAATGAG AAAGAACCGCTTCAAAGG GAGAAATGAATCCATGAGCAGACCTCACTCATGGCACGCTACAAAATTCAACGAGAGCCAATCAGAAACTAGCAAAACACAGTCCACACCCTCACCAGTCTGGCAAACAAGATATGATGCAAG TTCATTCTCCTCTGACCTCACTGCTGGCTGGGACCAGACAAATCTGCGCAGAGTGTCAGACCAGTTCAGTTCCCTGGGCAGTATGGACAGCTTAGAGCACGGCTCACACCCATATCCACCTGGCAGGCTCTCTCCAAGCAAGTCTAATGCCAACAGCATTGAACATTTAGGAGGTGGGAAAAGAGACTCTGCGTATAGCTCCTTCTCAACGAGCTCAGGAACCCCGGATTATACACTATCCAAAAGCAACACAGCTTCCACAGAGAACATGTTATACAAAGTAGGCCAGTGGGACTCAGGAAGCAACAGGCCTAGCAATGGCAGGAACAGTCAGAGCATGAGTGAGGGCATGCGACATGATGAAAGGCTTGGATACCTACAGCTACCTTCAGGGACCAATGGGCAGGAAAGTCCAAGAACAGAGGAGCAGCCAGGCTACCGCCATTCTAGTTCTGGAAGGTCTAGCACTGGACCGGTCTGGCATATTCCAGACACAAAGAAGACTATGGCCCCTTCACCTCCACCGCCTGCACCACCAACACGCAGTGATAGCTTTGCTGCTACCAAGGTTCATGAAAAGGGCCTGGTTCTAACCTACGCAGAGGGTCCTGGAGTTCATGTCCAGTCAAAATTTCAGGTGAAAGGACTAGAGAAAGCGTCAGAGATTTCTGACAATACTCAGAGAACCTTACCATACCCCACCAGCGAGTCAGGTCTTGAATCTTGTCAAAACTACAATAACCCTCCAACCAAAGGTGATGTGCTTAATTTAAATTCAAACAAGACCTACTCTCTGTCCACTACTGATGTCAGAGTAGGCCATTCATCTTACTCTCAGTTGCCCTACCATCAGCGGCAGTACAGCGACGAAAGCACTTTCCGTGCCCCAGCCAGGACTTCATCTGCGCCTAAGCCTCAGATCATCAGCAGTTCCTGCAGCAGTATGCAGGAGTTACCTACCAACAGCCACGCTCCTCACTATAGCCAGAACCAGATTAGAAGGCCTGTAGGTTCAGTCTCCAGCACCTCCATTGACCAAAATTCTGACATGCACAACTCCAGCAGATACTACTGCGTCACATCTCGACAACACCCTCAGGGCATGTTGCAAGCTTCCTTAGTGAGAGTAGAGGACTGGAAGGCTAATGCTGGTACAGAGGTATCTCATAGTGGAGATTCCAACAGAACATCCTTAAGCTCTCAAGGACTACATAAGGACAAGTACAGCACACCTCAGCTACAACATCACCTCCCAAATAACAAAGAGAGCAATGGATATTACAGACAGGCAGATGGCCAGCATAGGCCAGCATTCTCAGCGGTCAATAACTTTGGTCCTTTACCTGATGATGTAGCTGCTAAAGCTTCAGACGTCAGAGGAATCCAAAAGCAAAATGTTGTGACAAATCCAAATCCAGACACCCATTTTGTCACTGAGCATGGAAGAATTGCAGCACCACCTGTCCATTCAAGAGAATCCTCCCAAGATCACTTATTGACTAAAAACGATACACCCCCAGTATCCCCCCAGAAAACCCCTTTAATGCATTCACTGTCTCAAGAGAGCAGTCAGCTAAGTGGTGACCAAGGTGACACGGAAAGTGGAAGCTCACAACAGGAATCCATAGATCCTCAAACAGGGAGGCAGATGCGACGTGCTGACCGCTATGCCACCACATTAAGAAACGAAATTCAGATACGGAGAGCACAGCTTCAGAAAAGTCGTAGTGCAGCAGCCTTGGGTGGCTCAGTTGAGACTGAAGAGGAGCCATCTCTCTGGAAGTCCACAGAAAGTTCTCCTATGTCCGCTGATGGTTCCTTCACTAGCACCTATAAAGATCATTTAAAGGAGGCTCAGGCACGAGTTCTTAAAGCTACCTCTTTCAGGAGAAGAGACTTGGAGCCAGTGCTACCAGAGCACCCAGGAGCTGAAGTTCTGTCCTCTGTACGGAAGGATACACCATCGCTGCCAAGTGTCTCTGAGGTCCCTTCAAGCAAACCTGCGTCAGGGGGTAACCAGGTGACCCGCATATGTGGCAGGAAGCGGTTTCCAGTAGAAAAGAAAGTACGGTCATTCTCTGAGCCTGATAAAATTCATGAAATGGGTGTTGAGGAAGAGCCAACTCTCCTAGAGAATACTGTATCTTTAGTCAGCAGACGTACATTTTTTGAGGCTAAAGGAAAGTCTGCCTACCCTAAGCCCATGCCAAAGCAAAATCCACAAATATCTGATGACCACAGGCTGGCGAGTAAGCCTGGTGGAAAACCTCATGCTGCAAAAAATGATACCCCCATGAGTGATAGCAGTGCAAagacaggagcagcagcagcaactacTGAGAACATCTCAAATGAAGGCCAAGATGCCCCTAACCCCTTGCACAGACTGGGTACTTTTGCAGAATATGAAGCCACTTGGAAGACACAGAGAAAAACGGTGGAGCCAAGGACGTCTGGAAGATACCACTCAGCAGATAATATCCTTGATTCTGGTGTGGAGGACCGAAATAAGCCCCCTTGTTTTCATGGAAGATCACGCTCCTCTCCTTCTGATGACTTCTATGGTCAG AACATCCAGGTACAGGGAAGAAAGTTAGCTGAGTACCGTCTACCTGAGAGAAAACTCTCTGATCATGACAGCTCCAGCCCAAG GATAAATGAAGGAGGATACAGCGAGTTGGCCTCAAAGCAGGATCTAGATCCAGCACAATCAGTTTTGGTTGAAGGGGACCTGGAGAGAAACCCCTCAGGCCCTCTGCCAGGTCATCATAAATCTCCTCCCAACCCTGCTGGCCTTTCCTCCTACTTTCCTGACCACAGCAACATCCCAGACCACTCCTTCATCACCAAAGGCAAGGGCTCGAGTTCTCAGAGACCTTCCCTGCCCCGCCTGGACAAGTACAAATGCCTTGAGACTCCACCTCCTCTCTCCAGCTCTCAGGGTGGAACCACAACTTCCTGCTCTCCTGTTCGAGACACCACCTCTGTCCCCGCCCAGGTTTTCTGGAAGGACTCAGAGTACAGTAGAGTTTCagaaaaggaggaggagcagCAACTGGAGATCACACCTCCGGCCCCTCCCTCCCCTTCTGCTCCGCCTGTACAACAAGCCTCTGACCTGACCCGGCCCACCATGGATGGTCAGCGCTCCCCATCGCCACAGTTTGCTCCCCAGAGACTGACAGATAAACCCCCTGTGTCCATCTCTCTTCAGGATGAAGCCTCAGGAAG GCTGACTGATGACAGCACCACAGTGAAAAAAGTGCCCATCAAGATCGTCCGCTCTGAAAGTAACGCAGAGAAAGAAAGTCGACAGTATCTGAACCCAAGCATCGAGACCCTTCCCAGCTCCCACAGCTCCACAGTCTCATCTCTCTCCTGCCTGGCAACCTCTGAGCAATCGTCCTCTCCGTTCTGCACATACACACGCCAAAGAGACCCGGAGCCCGAAGTAGGAGACACTGCTATGGGCAATCAGAAAGAACAGGAGCCTCACAACATTTCTGCAGAGCCCCAGGATCAGCATGGCCTCCAGAAAGGCCAGAACGGGGATCAGAGCAGTAATGGAGTCTCCTCAGCCGACTTCAGTGCCTCCACCCATtctaaagaggatgagaaaaggCAGGTACTGGCCAGAGACATTATTGATAAAGATAAGTCTCTGGCTGACATTTTGGATCAGAGTAAGATGAGGACCACTATGGATTTGATGGAAGGACTTTTCCCCCAAGGAGAGCAACTGATGGAGGAAGCTCATCAGCGTAGAAAGGTTGTGCCAAAGCAAACTTCGTCACGCAGCTCTGAGGACAG GAGGGAGGAGGACACTATGGCAGCAGTGGCGGCTCTGGTGACCAGTTCAGCTTATTACAGCACATCAGCTCCCAAAGCCGAGCTGCTGATTAAAATGAAGGACATGCAGGAGCAGGTTGTGGAGCTCGACTCAGAGGAGGAGCTGGAAGAGGACAACGACAGTGAACTCGCCAACAAgaag CAAGAGCTAATTGAGAGTCTTAGCAAGAAGCTGCAGGTGTTACGGGAGGCTCGCGAGAGTCTACAGGAGGACATGCAGGACAACAATGCATTGGGAGAAGAGGTGGAGGCCACAGTGCAGACTGTCTGCAAGCCTAACGAGCTGGAGAAGTTCCGCATGTTTGTGGGGGACCTGGACAAAGTGGTCAGTCTGCTGCTTTCTCTGTCTGGACGTCTGGCCAGAGTGGAGAACGCCCTCAACAGCCTTGAGGAGGATGCATCAGTCGAAGAGAGG CGCACACTGACAGAAAAGCGCAAGCTGCTGATCCGCCAGCACGAGGACGCCAAGGAGCTGAAGGAGAACCTGGACCGGCGTGAGCGCGTGGTTTACGACATCCTGGCCAGCTACCTCCAGGAAGAAAGCCTAGCAGACTACGAGCACTTTGTTAAGATGAAGTCAGCCCTTATCATTGAGCAGCGCAAACTGGAGGACAAGATCAAGCTCGGAGAGGAGCAGCTCAAGTGTCTGATGGACAGTTTGCCTCCAGACCAGAGGATGCTTATCTGA